The following are encoded in a window of Haloarcula halophila genomic DNA:
- a CDS encoding NAD(P)/FAD-dependent oxidoreductase encodes MSTSHVIIGDGIAGASAAETIREADPDANVTVITDEGEALYNRILIKEFAKGKLPEAPISIHKPEWYEERDIDLELNTHVTGVDADAHEIHTHQGDVYEYDKLLVATGGTPSQLPVENSDADGIDHFWTFQDARSIKQHAEECEKGIIVGAGLLGIDLAAVCGAQEIDAKYLMRGNRWWRYALSEDGAEIIHDAMRENGVEPVFESGVDHFEVDDDGRVEAAVDPDGNRYEGTWAGVAIGLDFNTEFLGDLDLEEDDGIVVDEYMQTSVEDIYAAGDLTQYYDTILNDRAQNGSWGSAKEQGSVAGTNMVADAEEEAFRWVSSYSITHFDFPFLSFGHPTRGDDEAERKYSENEWRRVAFEDGQLVGGVLIGDLSQQSAFKQIMREELQVADKKELLLEKEVDVEEVKAQAPQAE; translated from the coding sequence ATGAGCACGTCGCACGTGATTATCGGTGACGGCATCGCGGGCGCATCCGCGGCCGAAACGATCCGGGAAGCGGACCCGGACGCCAACGTGACGGTCATCACCGACGAGGGGGAAGCCCTGTACAACCGAATCCTCATCAAAGAGTTCGCCAAGGGGAAGCTGCCCGAGGCACCCATCTCCATCCACAAGCCCGAGTGGTACGAGGAGCGGGACATCGACCTCGAACTGAACACACACGTTACGGGTGTCGACGCCGACGCCCACGAGATCCACACCCACCAGGGTGACGTCTACGAGTACGACAAACTGCTGGTCGCGACCGGCGGGACGCCCTCCCAACTCCCCGTCGAGAACTCCGACGCCGACGGGATCGACCACTTCTGGACGTTCCAGGACGCGCGCAGCATCAAGCAACACGCCGAGGAGTGCGAGAAGGGGATCATCGTCGGGGCCGGTCTGCTGGGCATCGACCTGGCAGCGGTCTGTGGCGCACAGGAGATCGACGCCAAATACCTGATGCGTGGCAACCGCTGGTGGCGCTACGCGCTCTCGGAGGACGGCGCAGAGATCATCCACGACGCGATGCGGGAGAACGGCGTCGAACCGGTCTTCGAATCCGGCGTCGACCACTTCGAGGTCGACGACGACGGGCGCGTCGAGGCCGCAGTCGATCCCGACGGCAACCGCTACGAAGGCACCTGGGCCGGCGTCGCCATCGGGCTGGACTTCAACACCGAGTTCCTGGGCGACCTCGATCTCGAAGAGGACGACGGCATCGTCGTCGACGAGTACATGCAGACCAGCGTCGAGGACATCTACGCGGCCGGTGACCTCACCCAGTACTACGACACGATCCTCAACGACCGCGCACAGAACGGCTCGTGGGGTTCGGCCAAAGAGCAGGGGTCCGTCGCCGGCACCAACATGGTCGCCGACGCCGAAGAGGAGGCGTTCCGCTGGGTCTCCTCGTACTCGATCACCCACTTCGACTTCCCGTTCCTCTCTTTCGGCCATCCGACCCGTGGCGACGACGAGGCCGAGCGCAAGTACAGCGAAAACGAGTGGCGCCGCGTCGCCTTCGAGGACGGCCAACTCGTCGGTGGCGTGCTCATCGGCGACCTCTCCCAGCAGTCGGCGTTCAAACAGATCATGCGCGAAGAGCTCCAGGTCG
- a CDS encoding DUF6149 family protein, whose product MKLRQNVKHFAAKQALTLPVVGEKVNDRLVGLHTNVFADKADPEYADERRAHLDDFFDATMDTYVAALEAGYPEAEAREITHVQANFDFYNHGWTEMMEFPSDELEMHYERYDEFFDRHGITISDPLGAFEPADGITEAPSTPEKLDDPEHPHAEGGFADDVYVETEDGEVIVGGQDEPEDVSPTEAPGVDEDPESAAGD is encoded by the coding sequence ATGAAGCTCCGTCAGAACGTCAAGCACTTCGCGGCCAAGCAGGCACTGACACTCCCGGTAGTCGGCGAGAAAGTCAACGACCGGCTCGTCGGCCTGCACACGAACGTCTTCGCGGACAAGGCCGACCCCGAGTACGCCGACGAGCGCCGTGCCCATCTCGACGACTTCTTCGACGCGACGATGGACACCTACGTGGCCGCCCTGGAGGCGGGCTACCCCGAAGCGGAGGCCCGGGAGATCACACACGTCCAGGCCAACTTCGACTTCTACAACCACGGCTGGACCGAGATGATGGAGTTCCCCAGCGACGAACTCGAAATGCACTACGAGCGATACGACGAGTTCTTCGACCGCCACGGGATCACCATCTCCGACCCGCTGGGCGCGTTCGAACCCGCCGACGGGATCACCGAGGCACCCTCGACGCCGGAGAAACTCGACGACCCGGAACACCCCCACGCCGAGGGCGGGTTCGCCGACGACGTCTACGTCGAGACCGAGGACGGCGAGGTGATCGTCGGCGGGCAGGACGAACCCGAGGACGTGTCGCCGACGGAAGCGCCGGGCGTCGACGAGGACCCCGAGAGCGCTGCCGGCGACTGA
- a CDS encoding NAD(P)/FAD-dependent oxidoreductase encodes MIGVVGGGIAGLSAAYRLRQRGHEVRVFEASEDLGGLAAVYETAGDPIEKFYHHLSKSEETIVELAAELGLEEDVEWHVGKNGYYVDGVVHPMDTPWEILAYPHFTLYDTFRLGLLTLDIDVRGGVPKFDTYERLEDFEDVPIEEFVVEHTTQGVYDNFFEPLLDAKFGSRKADVSAAWLLGRIKFRGERDILRGEILGYLDGGFGRLLDALVDAVGTENIETGTRVTDIDTGDGTVSSLTVADDDGETVHDVDSVVVAAMPNVLEELTGYSCDIDFQGTVCSVISMDEPLLDTYWLNVADEAPFGALIEHTNFVSAERYGGEHLLYVARYVQSPEEDIWQQDDEAVRETWLAGIEDLFPAFDREAVNWVRTARNPRTAPVYERGYLDMVIPYDLSEAVADGLYYAGMASRAQYPERSLNGGIVAGYECANRIEERAVEATR; translated from the coding sequence ATGATCGGCGTCGTCGGCGGCGGGATCGCCGGCCTCTCGGCGGCCTACAGGCTCAGGCAGCGCGGCCACGAGGTCCGCGTCTTCGAGGCGAGCGAGGATCTGGGCGGCCTCGCGGCAGTGTACGAGACTGCCGGTGATCCCATCGAGAAGTTCTACCACCACCTCTCGAAATCCGAGGAGACGATCGTCGAACTGGCGGCGGAACTGGGACTCGAAGAGGACGTAGAGTGGCACGTCGGCAAGAACGGCTACTACGTCGACGGCGTCGTCCACCCGATGGACACCCCCTGGGAGATCCTGGCCTATCCCCACTTCACGCTGTACGATACGTTCCGCCTCGGGCTGTTGACGCTCGATATCGACGTCCGCGGTGGGGTCCCGAAGTTCGACACCTACGAGCGCTTGGAGGACTTCGAGGACGTTCCCATCGAGGAGTTCGTCGTCGAACACACCACTCAGGGCGTCTACGACAACTTCTTCGAACCGTTGCTCGACGCGAAGTTCGGCTCTCGCAAGGCCGACGTCAGCGCCGCCTGGCTGCTTGGCCGGATCAAGTTCCGCGGCGAGCGCGACATCCTCCGCGGGGAGATCCTGGGCTACCTCGACGGGGGGTTCGGCCGGCTCTTGGACGCGCTCGTCGACGCGGTCGGCACCGAAAACATCGAAACGGGCACGCGCGTGACAGATATCGACACCGGCGACGGGACCGTCTCGTCGCTGACGGTCGCCGACGACGACGGCGAGACCGTCCACGACGTGGATAGCGTCGTCGTCGCGGCGATGCCGAACGTCCTAGAGGAGTTGACCGGCTACAGCTGTGACATCGACTTCCAGGGGACGGTCTGTTCGGTCATCAGCATGGACGAGCCGCTGCTCGACACCTACTGGCTGAACGTCGCCGACGAGGCACCCTTCGGCGCGCTCATCGAGCACACGAACTTCGTCTCGGCCGAGCGCTACGGCGGCGAACACCTGCTGTACGTCGCCCGCTACGTCCAGTCCCCGGAAGAAGACATCTGGCAACAGGACGACGAGGCGGTCCGGGAGACGTGGCTGGCAGGTATCGAGGACCTGTTCCCGGCGTTCGACCGCGAGGCGGTCAACTGGGTTCGGACCGCTCGGAACCCCCGGACAGCGCCGGTGTACGAGCGGGGCTACCTCGACATGGTGATCCCGTACGACCTGAGCGAGGCGGTGGCCGACGGACTCTACTACGCGGGGATGGCCTCCCGCGCGCAGTACCCCGAGCGGTCGCTGAACGGCGGTATCGTCGCCGGCTACGAGTGTGCAAACCGGATCGAGGAGCGCGCTGTCGAAGCCACCCGGTAG
- a CDS encoding homoserine kinase — translation MLTVRAPATSANLGSGFDVFGAALERPADVVRLTKSDRTTIEVTGAGSQFIPEDPEKNTVGAVAEALDAPAHIRIDKGVRPASGLGSSAASAAAAAVGLNALYDRGYTREELVPIAAKGEAVVSGDAHDDNVAPSIMGGFTIATDSGVTQIDADIPLVACLPDIVVSTRDARRVVPEHARVEQLIETVGNAATLTTGMHRDDPSLVGRGMHDTVVTPARAKLIDGYETVREAALDAGATGVTISGAGPTVIAACEDRHQKAIASAMLDAFGERGVDARAYQTRIGRGAQLF, via the coding sequence ATGCTGACCGTCCGGGCGCCTGCGACCAGTGCGAACCTCGGGAGCGGCTTCGACGTCTTCGGCGCCGCCCTCGAACGCCCGGCTGATGTCGTTCGGCTGACAAAGTCCGACCGGACCACTATCGAGGTGACCGGGGCCGGGAGCCAGTTCATCCCGGAGGACCCCGAGAAGAACACTGTCGGGGCCGTCGCCGAGGCGCTCGACGCGCCCGCACACATCCGGATCGACAAGGGCGTCCGGCCCGCCTCGGGACTGGGCTCTTCCGCGGCCAGTGCCGCCGCCGCCGCCGTCGGCCTCAACGCCCTGTACGACCGGGGGTACACCCGCGAGGAACTCGTCCCGATCGCCGCGAAAGGCGAGGCGGTGGTCTCGGGTGACGCCCACGACGACAACGTCGCGCCCTCGATCATGGGCGGGTTCACCATCGCCACGGACTCGGGCGTCACACAGATCGACGCCGACATCCCGCTGGTCGCCTGTCTCCCCGACATCGTCGTCTCGACACGGGACGCCCGCCGGGTCGTCCCCGAACACGCCCGGGTCGAGCAGCTCATCGAGACTGTCGGAAACGCGGCCACGCTGACGACCGGGATGCACCGCGACGACCCGTCGCTGGTGGGCCGTGGGATGCACGATACCGTCGTCACCCCGGCGCGTGCGAAACTCATCGACGGCTACGAGACGGTCCGGGAGGCCGCGCTCGACGCCGGAGCCACGGGTGTGACGATCTCGGGGGCCGGCCCGACGGTGATCGCCGCCTGCGAGGACCGGCACCAGAAAGCTATCGCCAGCGCCATGCTGGATGCCTTCGGCGAGCGCGGTGTCGACGCACGCGCCTACCAGACGCGGATCGGTCGCGGGGCACAGCTCTTCTGA
- a CDS encoding ABC transporter ATP-binding protein, with amino-acid sequence MAVISTTNAVKEYDSGEKTLRALDGVDLAVEAGEFVAIVGPSGSGKSTLLNLLGLLDEPTDGSVTVEDEAVSSLSVRERTDLRRETVGFVFQSFYLVPTLTARENVTVPALIRGDRSRLLDRAEELLCRVGMADRLEHYPDELSGGQKQRVAVARSLINDPDILLADEPTGNLDQDTGAQVLDVFGRVADEDVAIVTVTHDEQVTEYADRTVTLVDGSLDT; translated from the coding sequence ATGGCCGTCATCAGCACGACCAACGCGGTCAAGGAGTACGACTCCGGGGAGAAGACGCTGCGGGCGCTCGACGGCGTCGATCTCGCGGTCGAGGCCGGCGAGTTCGTCGCCATCGTCGGTCCCAGCGGGAGCGGGAAGTCGACGCTGTTGAACCTGCTCGGTCTGCTCGACGAACCCACCGACGGCTCGGTAACCGTCGAGGACGAGGCGGTCTCGTCGTTGTCGGTCCGCGAACGGACCGACCTCCGCCGGGAGACGGTCGGCTTCGTCTTCCAGTCGTTCTACCTGGTGCCGACCCTGACCGCCCGGGAGAACGTCACGGTCCCGGCGCTGATCAGGGGGGACCGCTCGCGGTTACTCGACCGGGCCGAAGAGCTGCTGTGCCGGGTCGGGATGGCCGACCGGCTGGAGCACTACCCCGACGAGCTCTCTGGCGGGCAGAAACAGCGGGTCGCGGTCGCCCGGTCGCTGATCAACGACCCCGACATCCTGCTGGCCGACGAACCGACCGGCAACCTCGACCAGGACACCGGCGCACAGGTGCTGGACGTGTTCGGCCGGGTCGCCGACGAGGATGTCGCCATCGTCACGGTCACCCACGACGAGCAGGTGACCGAGTACGCCGACCGGACCGTCACGCTCGTCGACGGGAGTCTCGACACATGA
- a CDS encoding ABC transporter permease: protein MMESVLSRRLPLVAYAWENLTRARARTALAMAGITIGVVAIASLGMFGAAFEQSTLNRVDDITRSVWITPGEDAEFEEFSRDHVAAVDRSTGDTVHTVKQYSTGVTGLRTTEQATVYGLSDPGAFVAADDGQIPETWRSGAAVGPELAQTLDVGVGDSVTIDGESYRVIAVLEPSGRSSLVGTDNAVVVPQAQVETDGYQSAIIRADSPEAAFETADALDAELNGRKEIYAVQDAEQAIERFNQQMAQIDTFLLGVGGVSMLVAAVSILNVMLMSTIERKGEIGVLRAVGYHRLDVLRLMLNEAMLLGIVGAVLGVGLSVLLGMAINAQLLSDPLAFTAEALRYTVVGFVFGTVSSFLSGLYPAWKAANARPVEALRD from the coding sequence ATGATGGAGTCGGTCCTCTCTCGACGGTTGCCGCTGGTCGCCTACGCCTGGGAGAACCTCACCAGAGCACGCGCCCGGACGGCCTTGGCGATGGCTGGCATCACCATCGGTGTCGTCGCCATCGCCTCCCTTGGGATGTTCGGGGCAGCCTTCGAACAGTCGACGCTGAACCGCGTCGACGACATCACGCGAAGCGTCTGGATCACGCCCGGCGAGGACGCCGAGTTCGAGGAGTTCTCCAGGGACCACGTCGCCGCAGTCGACCGCTCGACCGGCGACACCGTCCATACCGTCAAGCAGTATTCCACGGGGGTGACGGGGCTCAGGACGACCGAACAGGCAACGGTGTACGGCCTCTCCGATCCCGGGGCCTTCGTCGCCGCCGACGACGGACAGATCCCCGAGACCTGGCGCTCCGGTGCCGCCGTCGGCCCCGAACTCGCACAGACACTCGACGTCGGCGTCGGCGACAGCGTCACGATCGACGGCGAGAGCTACCGGGTGATCGCCGTCCTCGAACCGTCCGGCCGTTCGTCGCTCGTCGGGACCGACAACGCCGTCGTGGTGCCACAGGCCCAGGTCGAGACCGACGGCTACCAGTCCGCGATCATCCGTGCGGACTCACCCGAGGCGGCATTCGAGACCGCCGACGCGCTCGACGCGGAACTCAACGGCCGCAAGGAGATCTACGCGGTTCAGGACGCCGAACAGGCCATCGAGCGGTTCAACCAGCAGATGGCACAGATCGATACGTTCCTGCTTGGCGTCGGGGGCGTCTCGATGCTCGTCGCCGCCGTCAGCATCCTCAACGTGATGTTGATGTCGACCATCGAGCGCAAGGGCGAGATCGGTGTCCTCCGAGCAGTGGGATACCACCGGCTGGACGTCCTGCGGCTGATGCTCAACGAGGCGATGCTACTGGGGATCGTCGGTGCGGTCCTCGGTGTCGGTCTCAGCGTCCTGCTGGGGATGGCGATCAACGCCCAGCTCCTGTCGGACCCGCTCGCGTTCACCGCCGAAGCGCTTCGCTACACCGTCGTCGGGTTCGTCTTCGGGACGGTGTCGAGCTTCCTCAGCGGGCTCTACCCCGCCTGGAAGGCCGCTAACGCCCGGCCTGTGGAGGCACTCCGAGACTGA
- a CDS encoding S8 family peptidase, with protein MSSRTTLLALTAAVALLVGSIGVLATVGGTLATDDAVADDAPPSQAVTPRTPVRGTEIERLHTAGITGEGVDVGIVDVTGFDPDHPGIADHVADARSFSPGEGVANGGRDSHGTAAASLVSRNAPDSDLYLASVDTASGYESAVEWLVSEDVDVIVAPMSFYGKPDDGESHAADVARRATETGVVFVAPVGNLAQGHWNGTYQPVNGGVHSFDGGTRNYLRTTGQSRLRLWLSWDEAHRTEEYTAELYWTNGTAHRLVARSQPYLADSVPNERIVARLQPGTYYVRITGPANATGAHLDLESPTHALQFQSPGSVAPPATDPSVLAVGAYDPQTGAVRPYSSGGPTGDERGGVDVVAPDGQVAATKPDGFNGTSAAAAYTAGTVALMLDANRTLSPAGVERSVTTTASDVQPTGPDRLSGAGSLEPTQAVAVVHNDSNDDLSNG; from the coding sequence GTGTCGTCACGAACAACCCTGCTCGCCCTCACTGCCGCTGTCGCCCTCCTCGTGGGTTCCATCGGCGTCCTCGCGACGGTCGGTGGGACCCTCGCCACAGACGACGCTGTCGCCGACGACGCACCGCCCTCCCAAGCGGTCACCCCCCGGACTCCGGTTCGGGGAACGGAAATCGAGCGACTCCACACTGCGGGGATCACCGGCGAGGGCGTCGACGTCGGTATCGTCGACGTGACGGGCTTCGATCCGGACCATCCCGGCATCGCCGACCACGTCGCCGACGCACGCTCGTTCTCCCCGGGTGAGGGGGTCGCGAACGGCGGCCGCGACAGCCACGGGACCGCGGCGGCGTCGCTGGTCTCCCGGAACGCCCCGGACAGCGACCTCTATCTCGCCAGCGTCGACACTGCGAGCGGTTACGAGTCGGCCGTCGAGTGGCTCGTCAGCGAGGACGTCGACGTCATCGTCGCGCCGATGTCGTTCTACGGAAAGCCCGATGACGGGGAGTCCCACGCCGCTGACGTAGCCCGGCGGGCGACGGAGACGGGTGTCGTCTTCGTCGCTCCGGTGGGTAACCTCGCCCAGGGGCACTGGAACGGGACCTATCAACCGGTCAACGGCGGTGTCCACAGTTTCGACGGCGGGACGCGAAACTACCTGCGGACGACCGGCCAGTCGCGGCTCCGCCTGTGGCTCTCCTGGGACGAGGCCCACCGTACCGAGGAGTACACGGCCGAACTCTACTGGACCAACGGGACCGCCCACAGACTCGTCGCCCGCTCGCAGCCGTATCTGGCCGATAGCGTCCCTAACGAACGGATCGTCGCCCGGCTCCAGCCGGGGACGTACTACGTCCGGATCACCGGCCCTGCCAACGCGACCGGCGCGCATCTGGACCTCGAATCGCCCACCCACGCCCTCCAGTTTCAGTCGCCGGGGAGTGTCGCCCCGCCCGCGACCGACCCGAGCGTCCTCGCCGTCGGTGCCTACGACCCACAGACCGGGGCGGTCAGGCCCTACAGCTCCGGCGGTCCGACCGGGGACGAACGAGGGGGTGTCGATGTCGTCGCCCCCGACGGACAGGTGGCCGCGACCAAGCCCGACGGGTTCAACGGCACGTCGGCGGCGGCCGCCTACACCGCGGGGACGGTCGCACTGATGCTCGACGCGAACCGAACGCTCTCGCCCGCAGGCGTCGAACGGAGCGTGACGACCACCGCCAGCGACGTCCAACCGACCGGTCCGGATCGGCTGTCCGGCGCCGGGAGCCTGGAACCGACACAGGCCGTCGCGGTCGTTCACAACGATTCAAACGACGATTTGAGTAACGGATAG
- a CDS encoding ArsR/SmtB family transcription factor has translation MSGLISRLQDRSTTTTAETPRVIEMTDGDADEVLDALGSETRRATFRALFEEPGTASEIADRIDTSIQNVDYHLSNLESTGLVEPVETVYSEKGNEMTVYGPANDPLVFVGNQQPAETTEQSITELVGGIGLLAGAALFVQWGAELLVRNRTALGAAGPSSQGSVAFPDGSVGWMVFEVIEPGVLFFMVCLVLAAVTALTLRR, from the coding sequence ATGTCGGGGCTCATCTCACGCTTGCAGGACCGTTCGACGACGACCACGGCCGAGACGCCGCGTGTCATCGAGATGACCGACGGTGACGCCGACGAAGTGCTCGACGCGCTGGGGTCGGAGACGCGACGGGCGACCTTCCGCGCGCTGTTCGAGGAGCCCGGCACCGCCTCGGAGATCGCCGACCGGATCGACACCTCGATCCAGAACGTCGACTACCACCTCTCGAACCTGGAGTCGACGGGGCTAGTCGAGCCCGTCGAGACGGTCTACTCCGAGAAGGGCAACGAGATGACGGTGTACGGGCCGGCCAACGACCCGCTCGTCTTCGTCGGCAACCAACAGCCAGCCGAGACGACCGAGCAGTCGATCACCGAACTCGTCGGCGGGATCGGGCTGCTCGCCGGCGCGGCGTTGTTCGTCCAGTGGGGCGCTGAACTGCTCGTCCGGAACCGGACCGCGCTCGGTGCGGCCGGCCCGTCGAGCCAGGGGTCGGTGGCGTTCCCCGACGGCTCGGTCGGCTGGATGGTCTTCGAGGTCATCGAACCCGGCGTCCTCTTTTTCATGGTGTGTCTGGTCCTCGCGGCGGTGACGGCACTGACATTGCGGCGGTGA
- a CDS encoding M48 family metallopeptidase, protein MTDVGLQLRMLVVGAILFAFYLFAGTALSVLLGLPLIPVLLVGILVVPAVQYKLGKWLALRKAEDMPDDQRFGHVHQMVRRLCRDMSIDEPRLMTMEMGVPNAFAVGRKGAGVVVVSTELMQLLDDDELEGVVAHELAHIKNRDVITMVVGQSIGMLVGYVAYFAVLFGGERNIGSWIMAMVASSVANALVMVFVLAISRYREYVADADARRAIGTGEPLARALEKISRGAEGRESTVEDSMNALCIFNADTGLFERLFSTHPPTEKRIQRLRN, encoded by the coding sequence ATGACAGACGTTGGCCTGCAACTACGGATGCTCGTCGTCGGTGCGATCCTGTTTGCGTTCTATCTCTTCGCCGGGACCGCACTGTCGGTACTTCTGGGACTGCCGCTGATACCGGTGTTACTGGTCGGTATTCTGGTCGTTCCGGCCGTCCAGTACAAACTCGGGAAGTGGCTGGCGCTCCGGAAGGCCGAAGACATGCCCGACGACCAGCGGTTCGGCCACGTCCACCAGATGGTCCGGCGGCTCTGCCGCGATATGAGCATCGACGAACCCCGACTCATGACGATGGAGATGGGCGTCCCGAACGCCTTCGCTGTCGGGCGGAAAGGTGCCGGGGTCGTCGTCGTCTCGACCGAGCTGATGCAGCTGTTAGACGACGACGAACTCGAAGGCGTGGTCGCTCACGAACTGGCCCACATCAAGAACCGGGACGTGATCACCATGGTCGTCGGGCAGTCGATCGGGATGCTCGTGGGCTACGTCGCGTACTTCGCGGTGCTGTTCGGCGGTGAGCGTAACATCGGGTCGTGGATCATGGCGATGGTCGCCTCCTCTGTCGCGAACGCGCTCGTGATGGTGTTCGTCCTCGCCATCTCGCGGTACCGCGAGTACGTCGCTGATGCGGACGCCAGGCGAGCTATCGGCACCGGGGAGCCACTGGCGCGCGCTCTCGAAAAAATCTCCCGCGGAGCGGAGGGTCGCGAGTCGACCGTCGAGGACAGCATGAACGCCCTCTGTATCTTCAACGCCGACACGGGGCTGTTCGAACGACTGTTCTCGACGCATCCGCCCACCGAGAAACGGATCCAGCGGCTCCGGAACTGA
- a CDS encoding BGTF surface domain-containing protein, with amino-acid sequence MSRVRTVLMALALVGAALAVPTGATAAEGTQIGDGEPVTLAPGANQTLTGETDLDPGTTVTVRLQSQPNESSPFIKQQSATVREDGSFTAQFDMTVIDPGTAFNASVRSDGQRLTNTTGTIVPCDGGCETADDAGSATSDTGTTLDYQGETLSLSAAPGQQITGQSDLDPGTTLTVRLRSVDPDAPFLRQRSATVQPDGSFQMAIDMSEVPAGADFEVTVHSGGETLVETGGSVVECDSDCRDVTATPDDGDYETRVTSVDTDSVGMSPLAEGVAGEAVPIQVSVGDRDNASIAIGGPRVNYELNATVRDGNDDRRVMLRFHTGAVGSDEPTLTARDANDSVTVTSETELSTDRLDPASYDMAVFASETPTGEPVAVGTIVLHAGDAEGDLPASSQPDTADVEKELGLDETIVTTRTGQQTTMKLFMGNHSTATVAIGSPESGVALNATVEDGNGDGTVPLLLDTTAVGNEDQQALIAGQEGDSVTMTTQQADGTLSPGDYDIDLYAGETADGTPDDIGTLSVQGSLTNGTDTTPPATPSDNGPQSSLLGGGALAVGGILAIAGLGLTLGLFRD; translated from the coding sequence ATGAGCCGGGTCCGGACGGTCCTGATGGCCCTGGCACTCGTCGGAGCCGCACTCGCCGTACCGACGGGTGCGACCGCCGCCGAAGGGACACAGATCGGCGACGGCGAGCCCGTGACGCTCGCTCCCGGGGCGAACCAGACGCTCACCGGCGAGACCGACCTCGATCCAGGGACGACCGTGACGGTTCGGCTCCAGTCCCAGCCCAACGAGTCCTCGCCGTTCATCAAGCAACAGTCCGCGACCGTCCGCGAGGACGGGAGCTTCACCGCACAGTTCGATATGACGGTGATCGATCCCGGGACGGCGTTCAACGCCAGCGTCCGGTCCGACGGACAACGCCTCACGAACACGACCGGGACGATCGTCCCCTGTGACGGTGGCTGTGAGACGGCAGACGACGCCGGATCAGCGACGAGTGACACCGGTACGACGCTGGACTATCAGGGCGAAACACTCTCGCTGTCGGCCGCACCCGGACAGCAGATCACGGGCCAGAGCGATCTCGACCCGGGGACGACCCTGACAGTCCGACTGCGCTCTGTCGATCCGGACGCCCCGTTCCTCCGCCAGCGGTCCGCCACTGTCCAGCCGGACGGATCGTTCCAGATGGCAATCGACATGAGTGAAGTCCCCGCCGGGGCCGACTTCGAGGTGACCGTCCACAGCGGCGGTGAGACGCTGGTAGAAACCGGCGGGTCCGTCGTCGAGTGCGACAGCGACTGTCGCGACGTGACGGCGACGCCGGACGACGGAGACTACGAGACGCGGGTCACCAGCGTCGACACCGACAGCGTCGGCATGTCGCCGCTCGCTGAGGGTGTCGCCGGTGAGGCCGTCCCGATCCAGGTCTCCGTCGGGGACCGCGACAACGCTTCGATCGCCATCGGCGGGCCGAGAGTGAACTACGAGTTGAACGCCACCGTCCGGGACGGCAACGACGACCGCCGGGTCATGTTGCGGTTCCATACCGGCGCAGTCGGGTCCGACGAGCCGACCCTGACCGCCAGGGACGCCAACGATTCGGTGACGGTCACCTCCGAGACGGAGCTATCCACCGACCGACTGGACCCTGCAAGCTACGACATGGCCGTGTTCGCCAGCGAGACGCCGACCGGTGAGCCGGTCGCGGTGGGGACGATCGTCCTCCACGCCGGTGACGCGGAGGGTGATCTCCCGGCATCCAGCCAGCCCGACACCGCGGACGTGGAGAAAGAACTCGGCCTCGACGAGACGATCGTGACGACGCGGACCGGCCAGCAGACGACCATGAAGCTGTTCATGGGGAACCACAGCACTGCCACCGTCGCTATCGGGAGTCCCGAGAGCGGCGTCGCGCTGAACGCGACTGTCGAGGACGGCAACGGGGACGGGACGGTCCCGCTGCTGTTAGACACGACGGCGGTCGGCAACGAGGACCAGCAGGCCCTGATAGCCGGTCAGGAAGGTGATTCCGTCACGATGACTACCCAGCAGGCAGACGGGACACTCTCGCCCGGCGACTACGACATCGATCTCTACGCCGGTGAGACAGCCGACGGGACTCCCGACGACATCGGGACGCTGTCGGTACAGGGGTCGCTGACGAACGGCACCGATACGACCCCGCCTGCTACTCCCAGCGACAACGGTCCCCAGTCGTCGCTGCTGGGCGGCGGCGCGCTCGCTGTCGGCGGTATCCTGGCCATCGCCGGACTAGGGCTGACGCTTGGCCTGTTCCGCGACTGA